TTAGTCTCTTAACCGGTTCGTAAAGCATAATAAGGGCTGTAAGGAATGAAAAAAATGTCCCCGGTGTCGACGTTCCCTTGATTACCTCATATCCCCCATAAAGTACAATTGCGGCAATTCCGATACCCCCCAGAAACTCCATAAATGGGCTGGATATAGCTCTTACGGATACGGATTTCATCGTGAGCTTAAAGAGGCGTTCATTCTCTTTGCCAAATCTTTCATTTTCATAATTTTCCATTCCGAAGGCCTTTACTATCCTCGTACCGGATATTGTTTCCTGGAGAAGGGTAGTAAGACTTCCCATGGTGACCTGGGTGCTGGTGGCGATTTTTCGCATCTTTTCGCCGAACTTCGCTATCGGATAGATGGTTAAGGGGAAAACGAACATCGCTACAATAGCAAGCTTCCAGTCACGATAAAAAATGACAAACATGAGGCAAACGAGGGTGAAAGAATCCTTCATTAGACTGGTCACGGCTTCTGACACCGCACCCTGGATTAAGCCGACATCATTGGTTATTCGTGACATAAGTATACCGGTCGGGTTCCTGGTAAAGAACGAAAGCGCCTGCCTCTGAATATGATTATAGAGTTCAGCTCTCAGGTCTGTTACCACTCGCTGACCGATATAGCTCATCAGA
This is a stretch of genomic DNA from Syntrophales bacterium. It encodes these proteins:
- a CDS encoding ABC transporter ATP-binding protein; its protein translation is MEIFKRLLKLAKPHIAKFMLAMLCMLVVGASTAAAAFLVKPALDDIFLNKNADMLLLIPIAIVVIYFLKGACSYGQTILMSYIGQRVVTDLRAELYNHIQRQALSFFTRNPTGILMSRITNDVGLIQGAVSEAVTSLMKDSFTLVCLMFVIFYRDWKLAIVAMFVFPLTIYPIAKFGEKMRKIATSTQVTMGSLTTLLQETISGTRIVKAFGMENYENERFGKENERLFKLTMKSVSVRAISSPFMEFLGGIGIAAIVLYGGYEVIKGTSTPGTFFSFLTALIMLYEPVKRLTNVNNTIQQGIAAAVRVFDVMDIVPEIKDKKDAVVLPPISSTIDIQNVSFSYEDAPVLKNINLSVKAGEAVAFVGMSGGGK